From the genome of Magnolia sinica isolate HGM2019 chromosome 12, MsV1, whole genome shotgun sequence:
TCAAGGAAATGAATTGGAAGGGAGCCTTCCTCCATGTCTCAGCAACTTGTCATCCCTCCAACTACTTGATCTCTCCGCGAATAGACTCAGTGGGCAAATCTCCTCATCTCTCATCTCTAACCTCACAATGATCCGGTTCCTTTCTCTCTCCCCCAACCGCTTCGAAGGGTCTCTCTCATTTAGCTcatttgctaatctttccaagcTCGAGGTTGTGGAACTTTCAGTACTGGAAGGTGCATATCCTGAGGGCGATGTTATAACTTATCCCAATCAGTTGGAGGTTGAAACTGAATCCACACATTGGGTTCCTAAATTCCAGTTGAAAGTCCTCCACTTATCAAACTGCAACATCAACAAGCTCACTGGTACCATTCCCACCTTCCTTTCCAGCCAACATAACCTGATATCATTAGACCTTTCCCACAACAACATGAAGGGAAAGTTCCCATCTTGGTTGTTAGAGAATAATGAAAGACTACGAGTTCTAGACCTAGGAAGCAATTCCTTAGTCAGCCCATTCCATCTGCCAACTCATTCTAGAAACCTGGATTTATCATTGTTGGACGTCTCCAACAACCAAATCTACGGACAACTTCCTGAAAATATCGGCTCTCTCCTTCCAAATATAGAATACTTAAACATGTCTACAAATGCTCTCCATGGTACCATTCCTCCCTCGGTGGGCAACATGACACAAATTTATACTTTAGATTTGTCGAGAAACAAATTTTCGGGAGAAATACCAGAGCAATTGGCCATTGGTTGCatctcattgaaaaatttgaagCTATCAAACAATAGATTACAAGGCCCAGTGTTTCCGACTCATTCGAACTTGATACAGTTACAGTATCTGTATTTGGATGGGAATATATTCACGGGGAAGATCTCAGCTGGTATATTCAAAAGCCCACAACTAGAGATTTTGGATGTTGGTAAAAACAACATATCCGGTCATCTTCCTACACAGATTGGGAACTTTACTGAATTGAAGTCGCTTTCTATGTCAGATAATTATTTGGAAGGTTCCATTCCAGTCGAGTATTGCAACCTCTACAGTCTTTCCCTTTTGGACCTATCTGAAAATAGAATTTTTGGACCCATACCTTCTTGCTTCAATCTATCTTTGAGCTTCTTACATTTGCAAGGAAATGAGCTTACAGGATTCATGCCAAATGCTTTATCCAAAATCTCCTCCCTTGTTACATTGGACGTCAGGAACAACAAGATATTTGGTAATATTCCAAGTCGGATTGGTTCAATTTCTAATTTAAGGGTTCTTCTCCTCAGAGGAAATAATTTGCAAGGTCGCATTCCCACGCACTTATGTCAACTGAAGAACATCAGTATATTAGATCTTTCACATAATAATCTCTCTGGGCCAGTACCGCCATGCTTTGGTAATATGACATTCGGGAGGGCAAGAGTAACAGACTTTCTAACTTTTGTTGTCTCTCAAGAGACCTATGATGGCTATTTAGATTTATTCCATGGACGTGGATATCGTATTGATATTAGTGTGCCTATGAAACTTTCCTATGCGGCATCAAGTAACGAAGAAGTGGAGTTTATAACAAAGAGGAGGTCTGAAACTTACAAGGGCAACGTTCTTTACTTTATGTCTGGTTTGGATCTGTCATGGAACCAGTTAACAGGTGAAATCCCCCCTGAAATTGGACATCTAACTGCTATTCATGCATTGAACTTGTCCCATAATCAATTGACTGGACCAGTTCCAGAAACCTTCTCAAACCTAAAACAGATTGAGAGCATGGACCTTTCTTACAACAGATTGAGTGGGAAAATTCCTCCTCAACTTACTGATCTCAACTTCCTATCTACATTCACAGTGGCCCACAATAACTTATCTGGTAGGACACCTGACATGAAAGGGCAGTTTAGCACCTTTGGAGCAACCAGCTATGAAGACAATCCTCTACTCTGTGGTCCACCGCTGAAGGGTTGCTTCTCTACTTCTCTGCTACCACCTTCAATGCCAACAACATCAGAAGAGGAGGAAGACAGTTATGACATAATCTTCTATGCATGCTTTTCGGCGTCCTGCACCATCTCGTTCTTGGTTTTCATCTCTCTTCTCTACATCAACCGCTACTGGCGAGGTCTATATTTCTATATGGTCGATGCTTGTATCTATTCATGCTATTATTTTGCTATAGAAAGCTACTATTTTGCTTTAGACAACCTTCGCAAGGTTTTCCCCTGGCTACTTGCATAACCTTCAAGCCAGAACAGTTTCTCCCTGTAACTCAAATTGTAAGACAATATAATAAGCATGTTCATGGAAGACGGTGCTTTTATTTCAAACCAAGTTTCCCTTTTTACTGCGTTTGGTTGTGCAATGAACTGAACTAATAATGAGTAAGTAAACCGGGTATGAACTTCTATTTGGGGCAAGCTGGTTGAGTTTGCAAAATTCAAGTAGAATAGGATCATTCAAATGAATTTTTCATATGGCAAGTGTCCTCAATTCCATGAAGTTACAAATCTGAGTAGGCCAGGGTACAATTTATTGTTTTCTACCAACATCGAATGCATTTAGATATGATCTTTTGAGCAAACCTGTTTCCGGCCAAATACAAATGCTCTGACATAGTCAAGTTGGAATGTTGAaaccaatgggccttgtaacatatTGTTCAATAGCTGCAAAAGTTTTAATGAGATGCAACCCGTAGCCATGCGCTTTCTGGTATCTCTTTAGAAATTATTTCACCACAAATCTAAATAGAACATTCAACTCATGTGAACGATCAAGGAATACTACAAGGCAGATGATTTGTTGCAATGTTAATTTAAATTCAGAAGGTGAAAACTGATGTTTCAAGGAAATTGTCCGTTGATATCCAAGGATGATATTTTCCTTTGAATGCTAATCATCTCCTTATCCCTTTTCCTGTGGGCCATTGAATATAAAAGGTTAGTATATAGCAATAGTCAATCTAGAGGTTAATATCTCCCAACAAATCACatgtttggatcaccaaaccatgaccCCACAAGCACAGTATGCTGATAACCAGATCCTATAAAGAGACCGACaccaggctttttttttttttttttttttcaaaaagaaaaagggaattgATTTCTTGAAGGCAACAATGTACATCCGGGCGGACCCCACAAAAAGAAAGGGGAACAGCCTATCATATGCaccctaaataaaaaaaaaacagagcaaCCAATCAAGCCAAAACCATTGCCCAAAGACCTAGATAGCTGAGCAGACGAACTTTTGTTTCATACTCGCTGCTCCTGACAGTGCGGCTTTATTCTTGATGGGGATGATCATATGCATATTTGGCACTCTTATCTAGAGCCGTCTATTTTCTAAAGTCTCAGATGAAATGGTGGTGATCATGTATTTGAAATGACATTTTAGAAGCGTAGTCAGTCCACGATGGACCCTATGGAATGGATGGCTCAAGTTTCATTGATCAGACCTATTTTAATAAGAAGCATTTTTTTTTGAGTGGAAGCGGATTGATCTTGTCTCCACCTTCACAGACTCAGTTGAGGCAAGGCtccgtagggcccactataatgtatggtCTTATCCACCCTCTCCAgccattatttatgtatttattatttttttttttaagaaaagagCTGTGTATATTTTAATTCATGGAAAAAACTTTACAATCAGCAGCGTTGGACACAAGCTAACCAAAGGAGGCCTGGCCGCCACGCCATACAGACCCAGGACTGGTACaaccaaaaaagagaaaaatctcATGACTCCCGAAATGTCTCAATACCCGCTTTGTCGAGAAAACAGTCCCCTGATGATTTGAGGGAGGGCTTGCGTTCTATCCGTCAAGAAATTCCCCTGGTTGGCCGCCCCTGCAAGAGCAAGCCCATCCACCGGACCATTAATTTCGCAGGGGATGAGAGATATGGAAAAAGTCCCTTTGACCTGAAGAGCCTTAATCCTCTGTAACCAATAGCTCCATTTCCAGTCAAGAATCGCGTTTACCTTAAGAGCCTCCACCACAAATGAAGAGTCGGACTCAATGAGAACCCGGTGAAATTTTCGGGAAATAGTTTGAGACATACCGTCATGGAGAGCCTATAGTTCAGCCCAGTTATTCGAGCCAACACCGTAGCCggaataaaatacaaaaatcagatcGCCGTTGGAGTCCCTGCAGACGCCCCCAACCCCTGACGGACCTGGGTTACTGGCTGCTGCACCGTCTACATTCAGTTTAACCAAGCCTCCAAGAGGTCTGTCCCATTTAACAAAATGGTAAGACTTTGGAAGAGGAGGGTTAATTGGGATGCCAAGCCAGTGGAACGTGTGATGGGAGGTTGGGGAGCCAGCAAACATTTTTCCAATTAGCCACCTTACACGATTTATCACCTTTCTGCTGTTAGGCAAGGTCCCATCAAATTTGGTTGCGTTCCTAGCTTTCCATAATTCCCATACAATCAGGCACGGTGTGATGCGGCGAAGGAGGTGTGGCCGGCCACTTGGAAGATTTGAATGCCACCATAGGAAGAAACGGTTCCCAATCAATGGCGAAAGAGGGATCAGGAGATAAAAATTGTCACTAAATTCCTTCCAAACTTTGGATGCAAGGGCTCCTTTGATGAACAGGCGTTCCAACGATTCACATGGAGAGAAATCTTGTTCATCATCACAACAAACACATCTAGACGTGAGGGAGATTCCCCGAGATTGGACCCTGTCATCAGTTGGAATGGCCCCTTGGAAGATCCTCCAGAGAAATGTTGAGATTTTGTATGGAATCTTAGGATCCCAGATGCGTTTGGCCCAAACAATACCCTGCCCAACTATTCTGCAAACAGCccacctagatttaactatataaATACCAGAGCGATTGTGTGGCCAAACTAAACAATCGGACTGATCTGAAGTGTAAATCCCCGCCTGAATGATGTGATCTAAATCCCCTGTAGGAAGTAAGTCGAAATCCGGCGACTGAGGATTGATACCATCATGTGAGACGAAGTCGCTAACTGACATGTGGAGCATGTCATCAGGAATTGGTTGAGTCGCCCAGTCAGCAAGCCGCCCAATACCAGTCCAATTGTTGTGCCAGAGGTTGATAGAGCCACGCCCCACCTTCCACTGTAAGTTCCTATTCAAAACAGGGGACAGGGAGAGGACGTGTTTccagaggggggaggggggagaAAGGGGGGAAGCAAGCGTACTCTGTTGAAGGTGGCCATATCTGGAGGTGACGTAATCAGCCCAAAGACTGCTTCTGCTCTCTATTTTTGCCGTCCAAACCATTTTCAATATGAGAGCAACCATAACCTCTCTAAGTTTTCTAATACCCAGTCCACCTTCTCTTGGCCTGGATATTTTGCCCCAGTTAATCCAATGACATTTTGATTTTCCTTCCTGCCAGCCCCATAAAAAATTGGCAAAACAACTGAGTAGGTATAGAGGTCGCAGACTCCATCCTCTCCAGCCATgaatatttttagctcattttgaGGGAGaatttgaggtagatccaaggctcaagtagacaacAACAAAGTAAGCAACCGTGATAATAATGACCTCCGTTACCACCTTCCTAAAGccgaccgtgatgtttatttgccaatcattatgttcataaggtcacatggaccttgaggaagggaaaacacaaacatcagcttgatcaaaacttctattGCTCACAAGAAGTCTGAAgtttaatggtagaagttcaatctccaatttgtggtctacttgagcattggatctgcctaatttttagtctcaaatcctaaaatgatctacaaaatggatggacaacatgataaactccatacatcacagtgaacccCACAGGACTAAGTCCATCCAGTCTCGGATAGGACGCATGGGTTGGACCCAATGGCTCATCCGTATGGATTTATTGCACTCTTTGATTTGAAATCCCTAtcggattttatatatatatatatatatatatatatatatatatatatatatatatatatatatatatatagcagataCTTTAGACAGAAACTCAAACCAAATGTTGGTGTGGAATTCCGCTTATCGTTGTAGAACCATTTGACCCTCAAGTGCAATGTGCGGTTGCACGCAAGAGGAGACTCCCACTGATGCTTGCTAGTATGAGATGAGAATCATTCATCAAATTGCTTGACCACACATGCCATGCGTGATCCAAATAATTCTTAAGGTGCTTGGCAGCATGCACCATGTGAAATCTAAGTTAGTCATTTGGTAGTCTGCACCACATGTGTGATGGATGGATAAGATCATTGTATGGAATGTTGTAAGTGCTCTAGttgtatgctcctttggttgtcaaattttgtagtgccaaaacctcaatccaTGTCTTGTATAGCTCATTAGTATATATGTTCAAGTCATTGCATAtgagttcaagacattgcatcacctctctaaatactttacttcaagtcaagaacgaagaactacttcaaaccatttcaagaaatgcaaataTAAGCTAGAACGAAAGAAGAGATCTTGtttaaagactcaagttagtgtgcaactcaagatgaagtgtaattcaagctctaaaagATCTTAAGTcgtctcaagcttcacaatcttcaaaggtcaactatcatctgaagaaatgaagtcttgATGTTCATACctcatttcaaggtatgattgaccttagattgactttagggtaggtcattttatatacataattcaaattgaattactttacatgtatttggactgttctaagactaatcttgaactctattcgactagtcctagcactggcttgaccagtccaagaaattttaggaccaatcctaagttgttacaattttttagaattttttggttgagctacgaccagtcccgGCATCTACTTGACCGGTCGTAAGAATAGTGATGACTCGATccaggaccagtcgtgcacctgcgactcaaactacagtgaccaaacttggtgcctcacgaccagtcgtaggatggtcatgaccagtcgtggaggtgtcacgactagtcgtggaggtgtCACGACCGATCATGGAGTgcctacgactagtcatgaaaTGATTTTATCTGATCACACTCAAATATTCAAAAATCTTcttgacctacgaccagtcgtagtgtcttCAGGACCAGTtgaagatgcgatttctacaactataaatagaacacgaatttcagagttgaACAATtgaattcaagtaaaattaaggtatcactctgagagataagttgtgttctttttaagctatattatgtatatttaaaattctcttttgttagctttattgatttgattttatttctatattccaatctaaattaaaaagagaaattattatattccttcttcttggaatcaaaatcaaatatagctagcccaactggtttaatttaaaatcaattagaacctagaaccattttaaagtgagtattggacattgaacttctatattcgaacttctactccgattggttcttccgggctgctacaaaaggagaaatccaggtattttacattattgtaaatttctttcttttggttttatttgagattgagccagaaaaatctcattgtgtttggttatctgaggagagccagaaaacttagaagtagggcttttgaattgtgtaagcccatttgaaagacacaattgtaaaggttttaggtgaacctgacaaacctattttcatagtgaatgctaatattccctgtgtgaggatattaggagtggagtagcaagctgtgtggctgttgtttaacagttggtgtacacataggcgaaccgctataactctttgtattttgtcgatgtgtgatttatttttcatatcttttatcattcaaagttgtgggatgtatgtgtggatgtgaatgtcgtaatatttacatttcaagtattgtggggaatgttgtaatagtttagaacttatttcttgttatttcctttatttcctttcagtttgagtttttgatattcaaattgttctagtaaggttgtcctgccataaacccttggtttttatggtgtaaggttgtccttagaacaacattggtatcatccTCTCTCTTCtagtatttgaggttgctttacatttccatattttgATTTGTTTAacgtgctatctttcctttattcatttaaattccgctgttaaagttttaatttggcttagtcctattcccccccc
Proteins encoded in this window:
- the LOC131221506 gene encoding receptor-like protein 15 isoform X8, translating into MDWALVMWSCALVFVQYHSHGCLGYLDKERTSLLEIKASINYPNGSSLPTWEDGTDCCSWERIKCNNATGRVTEISLKDTREYKLGEWYLNADLLLSFGELRSLDLSENYLAGWVDREDLCNLENLQELDLQGNELEGSLPPCLSNLSSLQLLDLSANRLSGQISSSLISNLTMIRFLSLSPNRFEGSLSFSSFANLSKLEVVELSVLEGAYPEGDVITYPNQLEVETESTHWVPKFQLKVLHLSNCNINKLTGTIPTFLSSQHNLISLDLSHNNMKGKFPSWLLENNERLRVLDLGSNSLVSPFHLPTHSRNLDLSLLDVSNNQIYGQLPENIGSLLPNIEYLNMSTNALHGTIPPSVGNMTQIYTLDLSRNKFSGEIPEQLAIGCISLKNLKLSNNRLQGPVFPTHSNLIQLQYLYLDGNIFTGKISAGIFKSPQLEILDVGKNNISGHLPTQIGNFTELKSLSMSDNYLEGSIPVEYCNLYSLSLLDLSENRIFGPIPSCFNLSLSFLHLQGNELTGFMPNALSKISSLVTLDVRNNKIFGNIPSRIGSISNLRVLLLRGNNLQGRIPTHLCQLKNISILDLSHNNLSGPVPPCFGNMTFGRARVTDFLTFVVSQETYDGYLDLFHGRGYRIDISVPMKLSYAASSNEEVEFITKRRSETYKGNVLYFMSGLDLSWNQLTGEIPPEIGHLTAIHALNLSHNQLTGPVPETFSNLKQIESMDLSYNRLSGKIPPQLTDLNFLSTFTVAHNNLSGRTPDMKGQFSTFGATSYEDNPLLCGPPLKGCFSTSLLPPSMPTTSEEEEDSYDIIFYACFSASCTISFLVFISLLYINRYWRGLYFYMVDACIYSCYYFAIESYYFALDNLRKVFPWLLA
- the LOC131221506 gene encoding receptor-like protein 15 isoform X7, whose protein sequence is MLSRLGNLEQLDLSWNQLNRSILPYLGALSSLKSLDLSWNNLEGCFPSKELANLSKLEVLDLGFNQLNGSLFLQELANLSKLEVLDLGHNQLNGSLFLQELANLSRLEVLDLRYNRLNGSLLLQDLCNLENLQELDLQGNELEGSLPPCLSNLSSLQLLDLSANRLSGQISSSLISNLTMIRFLSLSPNRFEGSLSFSSFANLSKLEVVELSVLEGAYPEGDVITYPNQLEVETESTHWVPKFQLKVLHLSNCNINKLTGTIPTFLSSQHNLISLDLSHNNMKGKFPSWLLENNERLRVLDLGSNSLVSPFHLPTHSRNLDLSLLDVSNNQIYGQLPENIGSLLPNIEYLNMSTNALHGTIPPSVGNMTQIYTLDLSRNKFSGEIPEQLAIGCISLKNLKLSNNRLQGPVFPTHSNLIQLQYLYLDGNIFTGKISAGIFKSPQLEILDVGKNNISGHLPTQIGNFTELKSLSMSDNYLEGSIPVEYCNLYSLSLLDLSENRIFGPIPSCFNLSLSFLHLQGNELTGFMPNALSKISSLVTLDVRNNKIFGNIPSRIGSISNLRVLLLRGNNLQGRIPTHLCQLKNISILDLSHNNLSGPVPPCFGNMTFGRARVTDFLTFVVSQETYDGYLDLFHGRGYRIDISVPMKLSYAASSNEEVEFITKRRSETYKGNVLYFMSGLDLSWNQLTGEIPPEIGHLTAIHALNLSHNQLTGPVPETFSNLKQIESMDLSYNRLSGKIPPQLTDLNFLSTFTVAHNNLSGRTPDMKGQFSTFGATSYEDNPLLCGPPLKGCFSTSLLPPSMPTTSEEEEDSYDIIFYACFSASCTISFLVFISLLYINRYWRGLYFYMVDACIYSCYYFAIESYYFALDNLRKVFPWLLA